The Citrifermentans bemidjiense Bem genome window below encodes:
- a CDS encoding PAS domain-containing sensor histidine kinase yields the protein MTDKDLTTDSGARKQEPGQLQGDLPFRLLVEQVKEYAVALLDPQGNISSWNAGAEQITKYRGSEVIGKHFSLLHPKEELRSGAPERELAIARSLGSLDLQGWRLKKDGSRFWAAITLTALYDQGENLAGFALIAHDNTEKRASDEALVKSRNMLERLFETAPDGIVVVDDNGVIRRTNQQAEITFGYMREEMLGQRIELLVPERYHKHHRQHRRNYFADPRARKMGIGLELYGRHKDGHEIPVDIMLNPIETPDGTWVFAVIRDITSQRQGEAKILELNLALRNQLEQLGASNKELESFSYSVSHDLRAPLRHIIGFVDLLNAKAGNVLDEKSRHYLEVISEAANKMGLLIDDLLAFSRMGRSEMMKGWVDLGLLVREIVNDLESDSKEREIQWDIAPLPIVLGDAAMLRQVLINLIGNAVKFTRSREEAKIAIGAIDQEQETEIFVRDNGVGFDEAYASKLFGLFQRLHANEEFEGTGVGLAIVQRIVLRHGGRVWAEGAVDGGATFRFSLPKGLNPAP from the coding sequence ATGACCGATAAAGATCTCACTACCGATTCAGGCGCGCGCAAGCAGGAGCCCGGGCAACTGCAGGGGGACCTACCCTTTCGGCTGCTGGTGGAGCAGGTGAAGGAGTACGCAGTGGCGCTTTTGGATCCGCAGGGAAACATCTCCTCGTGGAACGCCGGGGCCGAGCAGATTACCAAGTATCGGGGCAGCGAGGTGATCGGGAAGCATTTCTCGCTGCTCCACCCCAAGGAGGAACTGCGTTCGGGGGCGCCGGAAAGGGAGCTCGCCATTGCACGCTCGCTGGGGAGCCTGGACCTGCAGGGGTGGCGACTGAAAAAAGACGGTAGCCGCTTCTGGGCCGCAATCACGCTCACCGCGCTCTACGATCAGGGAGAAAACCTCGCCGGGTTTGCGCTGATAGCACACGACAACACGGAGAAACGCGCTTCTGACGAGGCGCTGGTGAAAAGCCGCAACATGCTGGAGCGGCTCTTCGAAACGGCTCCGGACGGCATCGTAGTGGTCGACGACAACGGTGTCATTCGCAGGACGAACCAGCAGGCGGAGATCACCTTCGGCTACATGCGTGAGGAGATGCTGGGGCAGCGCATCGAGCTCTTGGTCCCGGAGCGTTATCACAAGCACCATCGCCAACACCGGCGCAACTATTTCGCCGACCCGCGCGCCCGCAAGATGGGGATCGGCCTCGAACTGTACGGCCGCCACAAGGACGGTCACGAGATCCCGGTAGACATCATGCTAAACCCCATCGAGACGCCGGACGGGACCTGGGTCTTCGCCGTGATCCGCGACATAACCAGCCAAAGGCAAGGTGAGGCGAAGATACTGGAGCTGAACCTTGCCCTGAGAAACCAGCTCGAGCAGTTGGGGGCAAGCAACAAGGAGCTGGAATCGTTCAGCTACTCGGTTTCCCACGACCTGCGGGCCCCGCTGCGCCACATCATCGGGTTCGTGGACCTGTTGAACGCCAAGGCCGGGAACGTTCTGGACGAGAAGAGCCGCCACTATCTGGAGGTAATCAGCGAGGCGGCCAACAAGATGGGGTTGCTGATCGACGACCTGCTGGCCTTCTCGCGCATGGGGCGCAGCGAAATGATGAAGGGGTGGGTAGACCTGGGACTGCTGGTGAGAGAGATAGTGAACGACCTGGAAAGCGATAGCAAAGAGAGGGAGATCCAATGGGACATAGCCCCGCTCCCCATCGTGCTTGGGGATGCAGCAATGCTGCGCCAGGTTCTCATCAACCTCATCGGCAACGCGGTCAAGTTCACCCGGTCGCGGGAAGAAGCAAAAATCGCCATTGGCGCCATCGACCAGGAGCAGGAAACGGAGATTTTTGTAAGGGACAACGGGGTCGGGTTCGACGAGGCTTATGCGAGCAAGCTTTTCGGCCTTTTCCAGCGTCTGCATGCCAATGAGGAGTTCGAGGGAACCGGGGTCGGGCTGGCTATCGTGCAGCGGATCGTACTACGACACGGCGGCAGGGTATGGGCTGAGGGCGCGGTCGATGGCGGAGCAACCTTCCGGTTCTCGCTCCCGAAGGGACTAAACCCGGCGCCCTAG
- a CDS encoding Spy/CpxP family protein refolding chaperone, producing MKRDLRKLALLACITAAATFGGQTAFAEYTGADPSPGAGQHQKHRKGHRGGDFFKKMARELKLTDQQQAQAKSLFESNPAEHKPLMESLRAERSRMQDLVRSGSAEEAAIREQAAKVAALQADLAVSRARAAKQFLALLTPAQAAELKALQEKRRERRGLAPKGPVSLENGGMEGEGF from the coding sequence ATGAAAAGAGATCTGAGAAAATTGGCCCTACTTGCCTGCATCACCGCAGCCGCCACCTTTGGCGGCCAGACCGCGTTCGCAGAGTACACCGGGGCGGACCCGTCCCCCGGAGCCGGCCAGCATCAAAAGCACAGAAAGGGGCACCGGGGCGGCGACTTTTTCAAGAAGATGGCGCGTGAGCTGAAACTGACCGACCAGCAGCAGGCCCAGGCGAAATCGCTGTTCGAGAGCAACCCCGCCGAGCATAAGCCGCTGATGGAGAGCCTTAGGGCGGAGCGGAGCCGGATGCAGGACCTGGTACGTTCGGGAAGCGCCGAAGAAGCGGCCATCAGGGAGCAGGCGGCAAAGGTGGCGGCATTGCAGGCGGACCTGGCGGTGAGCAGGGCGCGGGCGGCGAAGCAGTTCCTGGCGCTGCTCACCCCGGCGCAGGCCGCCGAACTGAAAGCGCTCCAGGAAAAGCGCAGAGAGCGAAGGGGACTGGCTCCGAAGGGACCTGTCTCCCTGGAGAACGGCGGTATGGAAGGAGAGGGTTTTTAG
- a CDS encoding GSU3473 family protein translates to MKVPVVFADERRGLVKAEDLQELIEQAAIVSFLRSDGECVQIATDAVRGMGGKKYRGPERRGNVLFC, encoded by the coding sequence ATGAAAGTCCCGGTTGTGTTTGCAGATGAAAGACGCGGCTTGGTAAAGGCAGAAGATCTTCAGGAACTGATCGAGCAGGCTGCCATTGTCTCTTTCCTTCGCAGCGACGGCGAATGCGTTCAGATCGCTACCGATGCTGTGAGAGGGATGGGGGGGAAGAAGTACCGCGGTCCAGAGCGCAGAGGCAACGTCCTTTTCTGCTGA